The DNA window AGGTAGGGCGAGATCGCGGCGGCGAACCACGAGGAGCCCCAACCGACGAAGATCGCCATCAGCACACCGCTCACCACCTGGAGCATCAGCATGCCGAAGAGGACCCAGTCGGAGGTCGTCGTGACGCCGCGGACCCTGGTGTTGCCGAGACGCCGAGCCACTCCCATGGCCAGGCCGACCACCACCAGGATGCCGCAGACCAGGGCGCTGACCTCGAGCACGTAGAGCCTCATCGGCCGGCTGTTCCAGGCTAGCAGGGTCGCGGGCAGCAGGAACGCCACCACGTGACCGAGAAGCACCACCAACAGGCCGTAGTGGAAGGGGACCAGCCCCCAGAAGTGCTGGCGATTCTCGAGGAACTGTGACGACAGGCTCGAGTAAGTGAACGACTCGCTGCGGTACCGCTGGATCGTCATCAGAATGAAGACGACGAACGACACGTAAGGCAGCACCGCGAACAGCAATTGGTCGAGGTAGTGGAGCGTCTCGGAATTCAGAAGGGCGGTCAACCAGTTCATCGCATTCCTCCGCATTGGCTGCTGAGGCCGGGCGGCGTCTTCTCGGTACCGGGGTACGGCGACGCTTCGTCTCCCACGGTCAGCTTTTCGGTGATCCCGAACAGCTCGCGGGCGACAAACTCGACAGCCTCGAGGGCCGTGGCGTGTGGACGC is part of the bacterium genome and encodes:
- the narI gene encoding respiratory nitrate reductase subunit gamma, yielding MNWLTALLNSETLHYLDQLLFAVLPYVSFVVFILMTIQRYRSESFTYSSLSSQFLENRQHFWGLVPFHYGLLVVLLGHVVAFLLPATLLAWNSRPMRLYVLEVSALVCGILVVVGLAMGVARRLGNTRVRGVTTTSDWVLFGMLMLQVVSGVLMAIFVGWGSSWFAAAISPYLWSLVKFQPNLNYVIGLPWLVKLHIVSAYLLIAFFPFTRLVHVLVVPNMYLWRRAQVVRWYGHRSVNRSS